One genomic window of Candidatus Woesearchaeota archaeon includes the following:
- a CDS encoding S-layer protein, with translation MKILKEEKNKNYALDTCEIDIENIENLNNKVIREILKLISEEPMYPKQIAKALNVHEQNIYYYIKKLEKTKIIEIERKENINGTNANFYTTSSDSFFFRFKDFRETTSIHEKESNYLNPFIEKGELNSIIVVGSPDPHGPQKARSRDGYFGMDLALFLGSFLNYVPNSKVMLDTEISQKQIEDNNLIVIGGPIVNKVTLEINDQMPIFFDEEKKGIYSNITKKTYFNDEIGIINKISNPYNKDKKILIVAGLRNAGTKSAILSFLKYFSNIKGGNIFDSKIESKVVEGIDLDSDGIVDDVEFLE, from the coding sequence ATGAAAATATTAAAAGAAGAGAAAAATAAAAATTATGCTTTAGATACTTGTGAAATTGACATTGAGAATATTGAAAATTTAAATAATAAAGTTATTCGTGAAATCCTAAAATTAATTTCTGAAGAACCTATGTACCCAAAACAAATTGCAAAGGCCTTAAATGTTCATGAACAAAATATTTATTATTATATTAAAAAGCTAGAAAAAACTAAAATAATTGAAATAGAAAGAAAAGAAAATATTAATGGAACAAATGCGAATTTTTATACTACTTCTTCAGATTCATTTTTTTTTAGATTTAAAGATTTTAGAGAAACTACGAGTATTCATGAAAAAGAATCAAATTATCTTAATCCATTTATTGAGAAAGGTGAATTAAATTCAATTATAGTTGTTGGTTCTCCTGATCCTCATGGACCTCAAAAAGCTCGTTCAAGAGACGGATATTTTGGTATGGACCTTGCACTTTTTTTAGGTAGTTTTCTAAATTATGTTCCTAATAGTAAAGTAATGCTTGATACTGAAATTTCTCAAAAACAAATTGAGGATAATAATTTAATTGTTATAGGAGGCCCAATTGTTAATAAGGTAACTTTGGAGATTAATGACCAAATGCCAATATTTTTTGATGAAGAAAAAAAAGGAATTTATTCTAATATAACTAAAAAAACATATTTTAATGATGAAATTGGAATTATTAATAAAATATCTAATCCTTATAATAAAGATAAAAAAATACTCATAGTTGCAGGACTTAGGAATGCAGGTACAAAGTCTGCAATTCTATCTTTTTTAAAATATTTTTCTAATATTAAAGGTGGGAACATATTTGACTCAAAAATCGAAAGTAAAGTAGTTGAAGGTATAGATTTAGATTCAGATGGAATTGTTGATGATGTCGAATTTTTAGAATAA
- a CDS encoding HD domain-containing protein, giving the protein MNARTFFEEIIEEPNIKKYLDFLKYHHNETYEHSLRVGMYSTIIAFNKLLEINQVRLATISGLFHDIGKLGIPKEILSKTTSLNDKEREIMKNHSKLGFDFLLSFPVDIRKIIIAHHEYDEFQSYPRKHHVEEGTLKLRENNSIIDTIAQIVAICDVYDALLNERSYKDAYPKEKVIEMLKNPKYLWDQNIILILEENI; this is encoded by the coding sequence TTTTTGAGGAAATAATTGAAGAGCCAAACATTAAGAAGTATCTTGATTTTTTAAAATATCACCATAATGAAACATATGAACACTCATTAAGAGTTGGAATGTATTCTACAATTATTGCATTCAACAAATTATTAGAGATTAATCAAGTAAGACTTGCAACAATATCTGGACTTTTTCATGATATAGGTAAATTAGGAATTCCAAAAGAAATATTATCTAAAACTACTAGTCTTAATGACAAAGAAAGGGAGATTATGAAAAATCATTCAAAACTTGGGTTTGATTTTTTATTAAGTTTTCCTGTTGATATAAGAAAAATAATAATTGCCCATCATGAATATGATGAATTCCAATCTTATCCAAGAAAACATCATGTTGAAGAAGGAACACTTAAATTAAGAGAAAATAATTCAATAATTGACACAATTGCACAAATTGTTGCAATTTGTGATGTATATGATGCATTATTAAATGAAAGGTCGTATAAAGATGCATATCCTAAAGAAAAAGTAATTGAAATGTTAAAAAATCCCAAATATTTATGGGACCAAAATATAATACTAATTCTCGAAGAAAATATTTAA